From the genome of Actinacidiphila yeochonensis CN732, one region includes:
- a CDS encoding COG1470 family protein — MSLWTSLEPTSATVDPGSSTTVRLRVRNTGDVVDEYRFEPVGDIAPWTTVEPQSLRLFPGTTGTVALTFTPPRTPDATAGPNPYAVRITPTEHPEATTVPEGNLTITPFTELRAELVPPIVKGRLRGRPRLAVDNLGNTKLTASLNGTDNGDQLTYDIRPSTIQIEPGRAAFIATTLKPRKIIWFGTKEQRPYTLTVSRSGNPPLPVDGTYIQRGFLPRWLATFLGVVAAFVLAFFAFWMSHKPTVVSGAGEKTAAAGAVLTPIPTPTAPLPTPPPTTAAATTPPAQPTQTPNSGGSGGSGGTKASTARSPSRKPPRPP, encoded by the coding sequence GTGAGCCTTTGGACTTCCCTGGAACCCACGTCGGCCACGGTCGATCCCGGCAGCAGCACAACCGTGCGGCTCCGCGTCCGCAACACCGGCGACGTGGTGGACGAGTACCGCTTCGAACCGGTCGGCGACATCGCCCCCTGGACCACCGTGGAACCACAGAGCCTGCGGCTCTTTCCCGGCACCACCGGCACCGTAGCGCTGACATTCACACCCCCGCGCACCCCGGACGCCACCGCCGGACCCAACCCCTACGCCGTGCGCATCACCCCCACCGAGCACCCCGAGGCGACGACCGTCCCCGAGGGCAACCTCACCATCACCCCCTTCACCGAACTCCGCGCCGAACTCGTCCCCCCCATCGTCAAAGGCCGCCTGCGCGGACGCCCCCGCCTCGCCGTCGACAACCTCGGCAACACCAAACTCACCGCCTCCCTCAACGGCACCGACAACGGCGACCAACTCACCTACGACATCCGCCCCAGCACCATCCAGATCGAACCCGGCCGCGCCGCCTTCATCGCCACCACCCTCAAACCCCGCAAGATCATCTGGTTCGGAACCAAAGAACAACGCCCCTACACCCTCACCGTCAGCCGCTCCGGCAACCCACCCCTCCCCGTCGACGGCACCTACATCCAACGCGGCTTCCTCCCCCGATGGCTCGCCACCTTCCTCGGTGTCGTCGCCGCCTTCGTGCTCGCGTTCTTCGCCTTCTGGATGAGCCACAAACCGACGGTCGTCAGCGGCGCAGGCGAGAAGACGGCCGCGGCCGGCGCCGTCCTCACCCCCATACCCACCCCCACCGCACCCCTTCCCACGCCACCGCCCACCACCGCGGCGGCCACCACACCCCCCGCCCAGCCGACCCAGACGCCGAACTCCGGTGGCTCAGGCGGCTCCGGCGGCACCAAGGCCAGCACGGCCCGAAGCCCAAGCCGGAAACCGCCGCGACCGCCGTGA
- a CDS encoding hydrolase: MSLWTSLEPTSATVDPGSSTTVRLRVRNTGDVVDEYRFEPVGDVAPWTTVEPQSLRLFPGTTGTVALTFAPPRTPDATAGPNPYAVRITPTEHPEATTVPEGNLTITPFTELRAELVPPIVKGRLRGRPRLAVDNLGNTKLTASLNGTDNGDQLTYDIRPSTIQIEPGRAAFIATTLKPRKIIWFGTKEQRPYTLTVSRSGNPPVPVDGTYIQRGFLPRWLATSLGLITALAITFVAFWVGHKPTVSSHAGEKTIAAGAVLTPVPTPTAPLPTPPPVTAQATAPPAPSTQTSSSGGSGGGKATTASKPKPETAATAVKRFAANDPTGRHICYRAFVRGTGWQPPVCDGTMAGDSQSEPITSINISVEGVNGLKINAYVHDPTSTDNKGVWQPQGWTNWHVDGFDLYMGSTEETAPDMSGFGISIGNGEQICSNVRYSGADWGSSPYCQATKSEFAFGGTVDNDKTLEAVEFTLPVPAAQ; encoded by the coding sequence GTGAGCCTTTGGACTTCCCTGGAACCCACGTCGGCCACGGTCGATCCCGGCAGCAGCACGACCGTGCGGCTCCGCGTCCGCAACACCGGCGACGTGGTGGACGAGTACCGCTTCGAACCGGTCGGCGACGTCGCCCCCTGGACCACCGTGGAACCACAGAGCCTGCGGCTCTTCCCCGGCACCACCGGCACCGTAGCGCTGACATTCGCACCCCCGCGCACCCCGGACGCCACCGCCGGACCCAACCCCTACGCCGTACGCATCACCCCCACCGAGCACCCCGAGGCGACGACCGTCCCCGAGGGCAACCTCACCATCACCCCCTTCACCGAACTCCGCGCCGAACTCGTCCCCCCCATCGTCAAAGGCCGCCTCCGCGGACGCCCCCGCCTCGCCGTCGACAACCTCGGCAACACCAAACTCACCGCCTCCCTCAACGGCACCGACAACGGCGACCAACTCACCTACGACATCCGCCCCAGCACCATCCAGATCGAACCCGGCCGCGCCGCCTTCATCGCGACCACACTGAAGCCCCGCAAGATCATCTGGTTCGGAACCAAAGAACAACGCCCCTACACCCTCACCGTCAGCCGGTCCGGCAACCCACCCGTCCCCGTCGACGGCACCTACATCCAACGCGGCTTCCTCCCCCGATGGCTCGCCACCTCCCTCGGCCTGATCACCGCCCTCGCCATCACCTTCGTCGCCTTCTGGGTCGGCCACAAACCAACCGTCTCCAGCCACGCCGGCGAGAAGACCATCGCCGCCGGCGCCGTCCTCACCCCCGTACCCACCCCCACCGCACCCCTCCCCACGCCACCGCCCGTCACCGCACAGGCCACCGCGCCTCCGGCTCCGTCGACCCAGACGTCGAGCTCCGGTGGGTCGGGCGGCGGCAAGGCCACCACGGCCTCGAAGCCCAAGCCGGAAACCGCCGCGACCGCCGTGAAGCGCTTCGCCGCCAACGACCCGACGGGACGGCACATCTGCTACCGCGCCTTCGTCAGAGGCACGGGCTGGCAGCCCCCGGTCTGCGACGGCACCATGGCCGGCGACAGCCAGAGCGAGCCGATCACGTCGATCAACATCTCCGTGGAGGGTGTCAACGGCCTGAAGATCAACGCCTACGTCCACGACCCCACCTCGACCGACAACAAGGGTGTGTGGCAGCCGCAGGGCTGGACGAACTGGCACGTCGACGGCTTCGACCTCTACATGGGCAGCACGGAGGAGACCGCCCCGGACATGTCGGGCTTCGGCATCAGCATCGGCAACGGCGAGCAGATCTGCTCCAACGTCCGCTACAGCGGCGCGGACTGGGGCAGCTCCCCGTACTGCCAGGCGACGAAGTCCGAGTTCGCCTTCGGCGGCACGGTCGACAACGACAAGACCCTTGAGGCGGTCGAGTTCACGCTGCCGGTACCCGCCGCCCAGTGA